The Tumebacillus amylolyticus genome contains a region encoding:
- a CDS encoding menaquinone biosynthetic enzyme MqnA/MqnD family protein: protein MGEIGTDLLRIGQIKFTNALPICHFIDRSSPHHTFLPGAPSELNAWLADGTIDAGLVSSFAYAQLADDFVALRGLSVSSRGPVGSIFLFSKRPLEELSGSTVSLTSHSASSVNLLRILLGEIGVQDVNYVTEEPHLHEMLKSADAALLIADHALRESVLDHGLYMYDLGEEWHNRTGHSMTFAVCAVPKRLVKEHPDKARAIQKLFLEGKRKGTADMESVIEAAIEMMGQTKDFWRDYFGKLIHDLDDELAVGANAYFDAAYRHGLLAKPVKLELWGDES, encoded by the coding sequence ATGGGCGAGATCGGCACCGACCTCCTGCGCATCGGGCAGATCAAGTTCACCAATGCGCTTCCGATCTGCCATTTCATCGACCGCAGTTCCCCTCATCATACGTTTTTGCCGGGCGCGCCTTCTGAGCTGAATGCTTGGTTGGCAGACGGTACGATTGATGCGGGGTTGGTTTCCTCGTTTGCCTACGCGCAGTTGGCGGATGACTTCGTCGCGTTGCGCGGTCTTTCCGTGTCATCGCGGGGTCCCGTCGGTTCGATTTTTCTGTTCAGCAAGCGGCCGCTTGAGGAATTGAGCGGGAGTACGGTGTCGCTGACTTCACACTCGGCGTCGAGTGTGAATCTGTTGCGCATCTTACTCGGGGAAATCGGCGTGCAGGACGTGAACTATGTCACGGAGGAACCTCATCTGCACGAGATGTTAAAAAGCGCAGATGCGGCGTTGCTGATCGCCGACCATGCGTTGCGTGAGTCGGTGCTTGATCACGGGTTGTACATGTACGATCTCGGAGAGGAATGGCACAACCGCACCGGACATTCGATGACGTTTGCGGTGTGTGCCGTTCCGAAGCGTTTGGTGAAGGAACACCCGGACAAAGCGCGCGCCATCCAGAAGTTGTTCTTGGAAGGCAAGCGCAAGGGAACCGCCGACATGGAGTCGGTGATTGAGGCTGCGATTGAAATGATGGGCCAGACGAAGGATTTCTGGCGCGATTACTTTGGCAAGTTAATACACGATTTGGATGATGAGTTGGCGGTGGGTGCCAATGCGTACTTTGACGCAGCCTACCGTCATGGACTCTTGGCCAAACCGGTCAAGCTTGAATTGTGGGGTGACGAATCATGA
- a CDS encoding heptaprenyl diphosphate synthase component 1 — protein sequence MQVQHRTDLQLETEREVRTKIYQEMEHPYLSRWMQAPVLESLQLILATAMARATSLSVAERDAIVATLMLIYHGLAVHDEIEEYSAREDERYRQLGVLAGVFYSSKYYRLLADAGRVDLVGTFAQAIQAINEAKAELERDKLDFTMTPGRWMELQETIHGALLHTLRRTFVGGLAHWEDIVTHLVRATILSKAWQQAPKLPVTRTLANLTLWQQASGEERKWWKQLVAGKVQDHNKLVSLHVKYGTSSTLFQQAEDEIGTVEHAVLLADTPELLEELRVVFDQLTEVQPIARRLGEEA from the coding sequence GTGCAAGTACAACATAGAACCGATCTGCAACTTGAAACAGAACGGGAAGTCCGGACGAAGATCTATCAGGAGATGGAACACCCCTATCTGTCGCGTTGGATGCAAGCGCCGGTTCTTGAGTCGTTGCAGTTGATCCTCGCAACGGCTATGGCGCGTGCGACCTCTCTGTCTGTCGCGGAGCGCGATGCGATCGTCGCGACGCTGATGCTGATCTATCACGGGTTGGCCGTTCATGATGAGATTGAGGAGTACTCGGCCCGCGAGGACGAGCGCTACCGTCAACTCGGCGTGTTGGCAGGGGTTTTCTATTCGAGTAAATACTACCGTCTGTTGGCGGATGCGGGGCGGGTCGATTTGGTCGGCACGTTCGCACAGGCCATTCAGGCGATCAATGAGGCCAAGGCAGAACTCGAGCGTGACAAGCTCGACTTCACGATGACGCCGGGCCGTTGGATGGAGTTGCAAGAGACGATTCACGGAGCTCTGCTGCACACGCTGCGCAGAACGTTCGTGGGAGGCCTTGCACATTGGGAGGATATCGTCACTCATTTGGTTCGTGCCACGATTCTGTCGAAAGCGTGGCAGCAAGCACCGAAGCTGCCGGTCACCCGCACGTTGGCGAACTTGACGCTCTGGCAACAAGCAAGCGGCGAGGAACGCAAATGGTGGAAGCAACTGGTCGCGGGCAAAGTGCAGGACCACAACAAACTCGTGTCCCTCCATGTGAAATATGGCACATCTTCAACTCTCTTCCAGCAAGCAGAGGATGAGATCGGGACGGTGGAACACGCAGTTTTGTTGGCCGATACGCCCGAACTCTTGGAGGAGTTGCGCGTGGTGTTCGACCAACTCACGGAAGTTCAACCGATCGCACGACGCCTCGGCGAGGAAGCGTAA
- the mqnE gene encoding aminofutalosine synthase MqnE → MEIIGANHPLADIWAKVQREERLTFDDGVRLMNSNDLASLGYMANFVREKKHGDKTFFNTNRHINPTNICQTLCDFCAFGVRMKDPNAYTMTIEEIEHRIDMITPDATEVHIVGGNNPSLKLDYYENILRLVKQKRPELHVKAFTGVEIDHFTRVNKLSVGEVLDRLIDAGLDSMPGGGAEIFAEEPRSIICDHKTTAERWLEVHEYVHNRGLRTNCTMLYNHVESTEDRVDHMMRLRDLQDRTGGFQTFIPLSWHPDNTVLIEKYPHLGWSTGFDDLRVVAVARLFLDNIDHIKTYWMQVGDAVAQTALWYGADDLDGNVVEEKIYHAAGSKNSQGMTKLDLVKLIREAGRQPVERDTLYNVVNTEFPDTSVEINSQNDVEELTVL, encoded by the coding sequence ATGGAAATCATCGGTGCGAACCACCCATTGGCCGACATCTGGGCCAAAGTACAACGCGAAGAACGACTGACGTTTGACGACGGGGTGCGCCTCATGAATTCGAACGACCTGGCGTCGCTCGGATACATGGCGAACTTTGTGCGTGAGAAGAAACACGGAGATAAAACCTTCTTCAACACCAACCGTCACATCAACCCGACGAACATCTGCCAGACTCTGTGCGACTTCTGCGCATTCGGCGTCCGTATGAAGGACCCGAACGCGTACACGATGACGATCGAGGAAATCGAGCATCGCATCGACATGATTACCCCGGATGCGACCGAGGTACACATCGTCGGTGGGAACAACCCGTCGCTCAAGCTGGATTATTATGAAAACATCCTGCGTTTGGTCAAGCAAAAACGCCCGGAACTGCACGTGAAAGCGTTCACCGGCGTTGAGATCGACCATTTCACCCGCGTGAACAAATTGAGCGTCGGGGAAGTGCTTGACCGTTTGATCGATGCAGGTCTTGACTCCATGCCGGGCGGTGGCGCGGAGATTTTTGCCGAGGAGCCGCGCTCGATCATCTGCGACCACAAGACCACGGCGGAACGCTGGTTGGAAGTGCATGAGTACGTTCACAACCGCGGGTTGCGCACGAACTGCACGATGCTCTACAACCATGTGGAGAGCACCGAAGACCGTGTGGACCATATGATGCGTCTGCGCGATCTGCAAGATCGTACCGGCGGGTTCCAAACGTTCATCCCGCTCTCTTGGCACCCGGACAACACCGTCCTGATCGAGAAGTACCCGCATCTGGGCTGGTCGACCGGCTTTGACGATCTGCGTGTTGTCGCAGTGGCACGCCTGTTCCTCGACAACATCGACCATATCAAGACCTATTGGATGCAAGTCGGGGATGCCGTTGCACAGACCGCGCTCTGGTACGGTGCGGACGATCTCGACGGCAACGTGGTGGAGGAAAAAATCTACCATGCAGCCGGTTCCAAAAACTCGCAAGGCATGACCAAGCTCGATCTGGTCAAATTGATCCGTGAAGCGGGCCGTCAACCGGTCGAGCGCGACACCCTGTACAACGTTGTGAACACGGAGTTCCCGGATACGTCGGTTGAGATCAACTCGCAAAACGACGTCGAAGAACTGACGGTGCTCTAA
- a CDS encoding polyprenyl synthetase family protein: protein MKLMDIYFSLKSDIDVVERRLHDEVHTSQRNLKKASTHLLKAGGKRIRPIFVLLAGKFGNYDVDRLAKVAAALELIHMASLVHDDVIDDAALRRGNPTVKSEWGNRMAMYAGDFIFARSLVLLSELPNVQVHQLLSKSIVSMCEGEIEQIRDFYNVDQNLRTYLRRIKRKTALLLSVSTTLGAMVADCKRETVHALERFGYYAGMAFQIIDDILDLTATSKKLGKPVGNDLRQGNLTLPVLYALQHAPERDVLRANIHRDMTEAQALESISIVRASGGLEYAHRMADRYMEKCLEALELLPKIEATRQLTAIAHFINERDH from the coding sequence ATGAAGTTGATGGACATCTATTTTTCGCTCAAATCGGATATTGACGTGGTGGAGCGTCGGTTGCACGATGAGGTTCACACGTCGCAGCGCAACCTCAAAAAAGCTTCCACCCATCTGCTGAAAGCAGGGGGGAAGCGCATTCGACCCATTTTTGTGCTTCTCGCCGGCAAATTTGGGAATTATGATGTCGATCGACTGGCGAAGGTCGCAGCCGCGCTCGAGTTGATTCATATGGCGTCCCTCGTTCACGATGATGTCATCGACGATGCTGCGTTGCGGCGCGGGAACCCGACCGTGAAATCCGAGTGGGGCAACCGGATGGCGATGTACGCGGGCGATTTCATTTTCGCCCGATCTCTGGTCTTGTTGTCGGAACTGCCAAACGTACAAGTCCATCAACTGCTTTCGAAGTCGATTGTCAGCATGTGTGAAGGCGAGATTGAACAGATTCGCGATTTCTACAACGTGGATCAGAACTTGCGCACGTACTTGCGCCGCATCAAGCGCAAGACGGCGCTCCTGCTGTCCGTTTCCACAACCCTCGGGGCGATGGTGGCGGACTGCAAGCGGGAGACCGTTCATGCACTGGAGCGGTTCGGCTATTACGCCGGAATGGCGTTCCAGATCATCGACGACATCCTCGACTTGACCGCTACGTCCAAGAAGCTCGGCAAACCGGTCGGCAACGACCTGCGCCAAGGCAACTTGACGTTGCCGGTGCTGTACGCGTTGCAACACGCGCCGGAGCGCGACGTGTTGCGTGCGAACATCCACCGCGACATGACGGAGGCCCAAGCCCTGGAATCGATCTCCATCGTGCGTGCGTCCGGCGGGTTGGAATACGCCCATCGGATGGCAGATCGCTACATGGAAAAGTGTCTGGAAGCGTTGGAGTTGCTCCCGAAGATCGAAGCAACCCGCCAGTTGACGGCGATTGCACACTTTATCAACGAACGCGACCACTAA
- a CDS encoding CheR family methyltransferase, giving the protein MDDFDLFMENIYKYTNIDLTKYKRPQMQRRLTALRDKQGFKDFKSYFEALQKDQNLFHEFLDRMTINVSEFFRNPNRWEVVEKRLIPDVLKKQKKIKVWSAACSTGEEPYTLVMILNQFLPFHDIKVMASDIDEGAITRAKKGVYHQRSLQFVPPAYVNKYFKPLDNQQYAISDEVKKCVTFKRHNLLEEPFDNDFDLIVCRNVIIYFTEQAKDLLYTKFSNALKPGGVLFVGSTEQIFNPQSFRFTTYDTFFYQRV; this is encoded by the coding sequence CTGGACGATTTCGATCTCTTTATGGAGAACATCTACAAATACACGAACATCGACCTCACGAAATACAAACGGCCGCAGATGCAGCGACGCCTGACTGCGTTGCGGGACAAGCAAGGGTTCAAGGATTTCAAGTCCTATTTTGAAGCCCTGCAGAAAGATCAGAACTTGTTCCACGAATTCCTCGACCGTATGACGATCAACGTCTCGGAGTTTTTCCGCAATCCGAACCGCTGGGAAGTCGTGGAGAAACGCCTCATCCCGGACGTACTGAAGAAACAGAAGAAGATCAAAGTGTGGAGTGCCGCCTGCTCAACCGGTGAAGAACCGTACACGCTGGTCATGATCTTGAACCAGTTCCTGCCCTTCCACGACATCAAAGTCATGGCAAGCGACATCGACGAAGGGGCGATCACCCGCGCCAAGAAGGGTGTCTACCACCAACGATCGTTGCAATTTGTACCCCCGGCCTATGTCAACAAGTATTTCAAGCCTCTTGACAACCAACAGTACGCCATCTCAGATGAGGTCAAGAAATGCGTGACGTTCAAGCGCCACAACTTGTTGGAAGAGCCGTTTGACAACGACTTCGACCTGATTGTATGCCGCAACGTGATCATCTACTTCACCGAACAGGCCAAAGACTTGCTGTATACGAAGTTTTCGAACGCCTTGAAGCCGGGCGGCGTGTTGTTTGTCGGCTCTACGGAGCAGATCTTCAACCCGCAGTCGTTCCGCTTTACGACGTACGATACATTTTTCTACCAACGTGTGTAA
- a CDS encoding AAA family ATPase: MENSFELLKIIEFSLKLDNQKVIGYSRLLVDKLSKNGNEKLANKIIQLLESNTPGVLMHASTASTKLPFDQESRLQLGEIILPDEINETIVLNVSVQEYVDRFITLYQKRDKLIVEGITPPNTMLLYGAPGCGKTLLAKNLSKALGLPIVIARLDSLISSFLGNTAKNIRNYFEYAKNNQCILFFDEFDAVAKHRDDANELGELKRVVNSLLQNIDSLDNGSILVAATNHEGLLDPAIWRRFSLKIHMEKPDYRSRYTIISETLKELNEKEVNLLASIFRELSGAAIKEICINARREAIINDREIKSASEVTEFFFSTVYSLDTLARRKDLSNYNLEDRVDFLRNLDPKIFTYSVIAELTGSSKATVYRICNNKEQ, encoded by the coding sequence GTGGAAAACTCGTTTGAACTATTAAAAATAATTGAATTCTCCTTGAAGCTTGACAACCAAAAAGTAATTGGATATTCAAGATTACTTGTTGATAAGCTATCGAAAAATGGTAATGAGAAACTCGCAAATAAAATAATACAACTTCTTGAATCCAATACTCCAGGTGTTTTGATGCATGCGAGTACCGCGTCCACAAAGTTACCGTTTGATCAAGAGTCTCGCCTACAGCTTGGGGAAATCATTTTGCCCGATGAGATTAATGAAACCATCGTTTTAAATGTTTCTGTTCAAGAATACGTTGATAGGTTCATAACGCTCTACCAGAAAAGGGATAAACTAATTGTGGAAGGCATTACTCCCCCCAACACCATGCTATTGTATGGAGCTCCTGGTTGCGGAAAGACCCTTCTGGCTAAAAATTTATCAAAGGCATTAGGACTCCCGATAGTGATCGCAAGACTTGATAGTTTGATTTCCTCATTCTTAGGTAATACAGCTAAAAATATTCGAAACTATTTTGAGTATGCAAAAAATAATCAATGTATCCTTTTCTTCGATGAATTTGATGCAGTTGCTAAACATCGGGATGATGCTAATGAATTAGGTGAGCTAAAAAGAGTTGTAAATAGTCTTCTGCAAAATATCGACTCTTTAGATAACGGAAGCATTCTTGTTGCGGCTACAAACCATGAAGGACTTCTTGATCCTGCGATTTGGCGCAGGTTTTCACTTAAAATACACATGGAGAAACCGGACTACCGTTCTAGGTACACAATTATTTCTGAAACACTCAAAGAACTAAATGAAAAAGAAGTCAATTTACTAGCATCGATATTTAGAGAACTTTCAGGTGCTGCGATAAAAGAAATCTGTATTAATGCTAGAAGAGAAGCTATAATTAATGATAGGGAAATAAAATCAGCCTCTGAAGTTACTGAATTCTTCTTTAGCACGGTGTACTCATTAGATACACTAGCACGTAGAAAAGATCTGTCGAACTACAATTTAGAGGATAGGGTAGATTTCCTGAGAAATTTAGATCCAAAAATTTTTACTTACTCAGTTATTGCGGAATTGACTGGTTCATCCAAGGCGACGGTTTACAGAATCTGCAACAATAAGGAGCAGTGA
- the ndk gene encoding nucleoside-diphosphate kinase gives MAVERTFLMVKPDGVQRGLIGEIVSRFEKKGFKLLNAKLIQVSEELAKSHYAELSDKPFFGELTGFITSSPVFGMVWEGEGVIATARAMMGATNPASAAPGTIRNDYAISVGMNIIHGSDSPENAEREIGLWFGGETLSYDKAINKWI, from the coding sequence ATGGCAGTTGAAAGAACTTTCCTCATGGTAAAACCGGACGGCGTACAACGCGGTCTCATCGGTGAAATCGTTTCCCGTTTCGAGAAAAAAGGCTTCAAACTTCTCAACGCGAAACTGATCCAAGTTTCCGAAGAACTCGCGAAGTCCCACTACGCTGAGCTCTCCGACAAGCCGTTCTTCGGCGAACTGACCGGTTTCATCACTTCCTCCCCGGTATTTGGCATGGTATGGGAAGGCGAAGGCGTCATCGCAACCGCTCGTGCGATGATGGGCGCTACCAACCCGGCAAGCGCTGCTCCGGGCACCATCCGCAACGACTACGCGATCTCCGTTGGCATGAACATCATCCACGGTTCCGACTCCCCGGAAAACGCAGAGCGCGAAATCGGCCTGTGGTTCGGCGGCGAAACCCTCTCCTACGACAAAGCGATCAACAAGTGGATCTAA
- a CDS encoding UbiX family flavin prenyltransferase — MASKKEYVVGMTGASGAVYAIRLVQELCKNDAHRVHLVLTDAVYQVFNLEMGWPVPHGDRESIPNWFDIPESADLHVHAPRDYGAPIASGSHLTEGMIVIPCSMGTLSAIASGASDNLLERAADTHLKEGRPLILVPRETPFNKIHLKNMLACAEAGARIVPAMPGFYHRPQTMEDLIDFVVGKALDALHVEHSLFRRWGDREQE, encoded by the coding sequence TTGGCATCTAAAAAGGAATATGTCGTCGGGATGACGGGTGCGTCGGGGGCGGTCTATGCGATTCGCCTCGTGCAAGAACTTTGCAAAAACGACGCGCACCGCGTCCACCTCGTGCTGACAGACGCCGTCTACCAAGTGTTTAACTTGGAGATGGGCTGGCCTGTCCCGCACGGGGATCGGGAGTCGATTCCGAACTGGTTTGACATACCGGAGTCGGCGGATCTGCACGTCCATGCGCCGCGCGACTACGGAGCGCCGATTGCCAGCGGCTCGCATTTGACCGAAGGGATGATCGTCATCCCGTGCTCGATGGGCACGTTGTCGGCGATTGCGAGCGGGGCGTCCGACAATCTGTTGGAACGGGCGGCCGATACGCATCTCAAAGAGGGTCGACCGTTGATCCTCGTGCCGCGCGAGACGCCTTTTAACAAAATCCATCTGAAAAATATGCTCGCCTGCGCCGAAGCCGGCGCCCGAATCGTTCCGGCGATGCCGGGGTTCTACCACCGTCCGCAGACGATGGAAGACTTGATCGATTTCGTGGTCGGCAAAGCGCTGGACGCTTTGCACGTTGAGCATTCGCTGTTCCGCCGTTGGGGCGATCGCGAGCAGGAGTAA
- a CDS encoding demethylmenaquinone methyltransferase, with amino-acid sequence MDKANFQSKEEKVHYVFEHIAKRYDLMNSVLSGGFHKRWRKVTMQKMNVQPGQSAIDVCSGTGDWAVSLAQAVGPTGKVVGLDFSQEMLRYSYPKIEAAGVQKQTSMIHGNAMDLPYEDDTFHFATNGFALRNVPDVRTVLAEMKRVVKPGGLVVSLELNKPVWKPFRALYFFYFYKILPMIGNLASRDGISYSWLPESLTNFPDQQALKKIFEDVGLVDVQVTNFFGGICALHIGRKPQEQE; translated from the coding sequence ATGGATAAAGCAAACTTTCAAAGCAAGGAAGAGAAAGTCCATTACGTGTTTGAACATATCGCCAAGCGTTATGACTTGATGAACTCCGTGCTTTCCGGCGGGTTCCATAAGCGCTGGCGCAAAGTCACCATGCAAAAAATGAACGTCCAACCCGGCCAGTCTGCCATCGATGTCTGTTCGGGCACCGGCGACTGGGCGGTTTCTTTGGCGCAAGCGGTCGGACCGACGGGCAAGGTAGTAGGTCTCGACTTTTCGCAGGAGATGCTGCGCTATTCGTATCCGAAGATCGAAGCGGCGGGCGTGCAGAAGCAAACTTCGATGATTCACGGCAACGCGATGGACTTGCCCTATGAGGACGACACGTTCCATTTCGCGACCAACGGGTTTGCGTTGCGCAACGTGCCGGATGTCCGCACGGTTCTCGCCGAGATGAAGCGCGTGGTCAAGCCGGGCGGTCTCGTCGTTTCGCTGGAGTTGAACAAGCCGGTCTGGAAACCTTTCCGGGCTTTGTACTTTTTCTATTTTTACAAGATTTTGCCAATGATTGGCAACTTGGCATCCCGAGATGGCATTTCCTATTCGTGGTTGCCTGAATCGCTGACCAACTTTCCGGATCAGCAAGCTTTGAAAAAAATCTTCGAAGACGTCGGTCTTGTGGACGTGCAAGTGACGAACTTCTTCGGCGGGATCTGCGCTCTGCACATCGGACGCAAGCCCCAAGAGCAAGAATAG
- the mqnC gene encoding cyclic dehypoxanthinyl futalosine synthase, translating into MSFVNTKTTKLDEVLDKALQGERLTLEDGLVLYDSHDLVKLGWVANEIRKKHNPENMATFVINRNINYTNVCDTYCRFCAFYRGEKSPDAYLLSDEVIFDKIQELVDLGGTEVLMQGGTHPGLPFTYYTDLLRKIKQKFPKITMHSFSAAEIWKMVEVSNGLSLEQVMRELQAAGLDSLPGGGAEILDDRTRLRISKLKESWTKWMDVHDVAQRIGMNTTATMVIGFGETYEERIMHFLRVRDQQDKTGKFTAFISWTYQPDNTALKGTRATAVEYLKNTAISRILIDNIKNFQASWVTMGPKIGQLALEYGCNDMGSTMLEENVVSAAGAHNRMNTKQLIDVIQDAGRVAAQRDTQYNILNVF; encoded by the coding sequence ATGAGTTTTGTAAACACGAAAACCACGAAGTTGGATGAAGTGTTGGATAAAGCGTTGCAAGGCGAACGTCTGACCTTGGAAGACGGTCTGGTGTTGTACGACAGCCATGATCTGGTCAAACTCGGGTGGGTTGCGAACGAGATTCGCAAGAAGCACAACCCGGAGAATATGGCGACGTTCGTCATCAACCGCAACATCAACTACACCAACGTCTGTGATACGTATTGCCGCTTCTGCGCGTTCTATCGCGGAGAGAAGTCTCCGGATGCGTACTTGCTGTCGGACGAAGTGATTTTTGACAAGATCCAAGAGCTGGTTGACTTGGGCGGCACCGAAGTGCTGATGCAGGGCGGCACCCATCCGGGTCTGCCGTTCACGTACTACACCGACTTGCTGCGCAAGATCAAGCAAAAGTTCCCGAAGATCACCATGCACTCGTTCTCGGCTGCCGAGATCTGGAAGATGGTTGAAGTTTCGAACGGGCTGTCGCTTGAGCAAGTCATGCGCGAATTGCAAGCGGCGGGTCTGGACTCGCTGCCGGGCGGCGGCGCCGAGATTCTCGACGACCGTACCCGTCTGCGCATCTCGAAGCTCAAAGAGTCTTGGACGAAGTGGATGGACGTTCACGATGTCGCACAGCGAATCGGCATGAACACCACCGCGACGATGGTCATCGGCTTCGGGGAAACCTACGAAGAGCGCATCATGCACTTCCTGCGCGTTCGTGACCAGCAAGACAAAACCGGGAAGTTCACGGCGTTCATCTCGTGGACCTACCAGCCGGACAACACGGCGCTCAAGGGCACCCGTGCCACGGCGGTGGAGTACCTCAAGAACACCGCGATCTCGCGGATACTGATCGACAACATCAAGAACTTCCAAGCCTCCTGGGTCACGATGGGTCCGAAGATCGGGCAGTTGGCGTTGGAATACGGTTGCAACGACATGGGTTCGACGATGCTCGAAGAGAACGTCGTGTCGGCAGCCGGTGCTCACAACCGCATGAACACGAAGCAACTGATCGACGTCATCCAAGACGCAGGTCGAGTGGCCGCGCAACGTGATACGCAGTACAACATTCTGAACGTTTTCTAA
- a CDS encoding patatin-like phospholipase family protein, with the protein MKIGLALSGGTLRGAAHIGVLDVLHEAGIKPDMIAGSSAGSIIASLYAHGLSPHTLQMIATSFPGRKLVDWSTNAWGALRFVGVLPLYLFGWYKDLARLVPNGFIRGTNFERYLSQLYTLAPTHKPIPLLVTTVDLYTTEAVVFTDGYLPRSEYAVSSTVFHEMKSDPQFKAACVRASCSMPGVFTPRKINDRILIDGAIRTNIPADLLFQAGCDRVIVVDLLRSEMSHGTVRTFFDVFMRSWDILVSELTAMQLQDDKLFAISPAITDVGWTSFDKIEYCIQAGRDATREALPKLREYLQS; encoded by the coding sequence ATGAAAATAGGTCTTGCACTGAGCGGCGGCACCCTGCGCGGAGCCGCCCACATCGGCGTGCTGGACGTTTTGCACGAAGCGGGCATCAAGCCGGACATGATCGCAGGGTCCAGCGCCGGCTCGATCATCGCGTCTCTGTACGCCCACGGGCTGTCTCCACACACCCTGCAGATGATCGCGACCTCCTTCCCCGGCCGCAAGCTCGTCGACTGGTCCACGAACGCTTGGGGGGCGTTGCGCTTTGTCGGCGTCCTGCCTCTCTATCTCTTCGGTTGGTACAAAGACCTCGCGCGCCTCGTGCCCAACGGCTTCATCCGCGGCACCAATTTTGAACGCTATCTCAGCCAGCTCTACACGCTCGCCCCGACGCACAAACCAATCCCCCTGCTCGTCACGACCGTCGATCTCTACACCACCGAAGCGGTCGTGTTCACCGACGGCTATCTCCCCCGCTCCGAATACGCCGTGTCCTCGACCGTGTTCCATGAGATGAAGTCCGACCCCCAGTTCAAGGCGGCCTGTGTGCGTGCCTCCTGCTCGATGCCGGGCGTCTTCACACCGCGCAAGATCAACGACCGCATCTTGATCGACGGCGCGATTCGCACGAACATCCCCGCCGATCTGCTGTTTCAGGCCGGCTGTGACCGCGTGATCGTCGTCGACCTGCTGCGCTCCGAGATGAGTCACGGCACGGTGCGGACTTTTTTCGACGTGTTCATGCGCAGTTGGGACATTCTCGTGTCGGAGTTGACGGCGATGCAACTGCAAGATGACAAATTGTTTGCAATCTCTCCCGCCATCACGGACGTGGGCTGGACGTCGTTTGACAAGATCGAATACTGCATCCAAGCCGGACGGGATGCCACACGCGAGGCGTTGCCGAAACTGCGGGAGTATTTGCAGAGCTAA
- a CDS encoding c-type cytochrome: protein MSFRGIIIVLSLFVLGVAFSGFAAYSETVVHPKEEVTIDGKKLAAQNCASCHGKDLTGSVGPNLHERGALLTEETIAQVIHDGVNGKMPPMGGGGLKSDKEVEAVAKYIASLSEAK from the coding sequence ATGAGTTTTCGTGGTATCATCATCGTCCTCAGCCTGTTCGTTCTGGGCGTTGCATTCAGCGGCTTCGCTGCCTACTCGGAGACCGTCGTTCATCCGAAGGAAGAAGTAACGATCGACGGCAAGAAACTTGCCGCTCAAAACTGCGCATCTTGCCACGGCAAGGACCTCACCGGCAGCGTCGGTCCGAACCTGCATGAACGCGGCGCACTGCTGACCGAAGAAACCATCGCGCAAGTCATCCATGATGGCGTCAACGGCAAAATGCCTCCGATGGGTGGCGGCGGCCTCAAGTCCGACAAAGAGGTCGAAGCTGTTGCAAAATACATCGCTTCCCTCAGCGAAGCGAAGTAA